The following coding sequences are from one Rutidosis leptorrhynchoides isolate AG116_Rl617_1_P2 chromosome 11, CSIRO_AGI_Rlap_v1, whole genome shotgun sequence window:
- the LOC139876689 gene encoding transcription factor IIIB 60 kDa subunit-like isoform X1, whose product MTWCVHCAKNSEPYRDYSTGTVSCVDCGRVISQDLYTEDATFVKDSSGGAHLSGNLIKIGSSCGESHRRTLEKGYAIIDQLVDKYGIRNVNHAAKYYEIAVERNFTKGRRRSLVAAACLYLACREQDKAFLLIEFSSELAVSVYELGTVYLQLIRLLNFHNHPFVQKPVDPSLFMYRYTSELIEGDGRTNVLNTALHLVVSMKRDWIQTGRKPSGICAAAIYVSSVLHGYNFSRSDVVKVVHICEATLTKRLIEFENTAAGSLTMDEFTQNAEDFENEMKNCKQSESDLKLPGTTEVVCQHKSSLAQSGFGLCKNCYLEFCGGLDGSEPPAFQRAELARLSKESVESLTESTLGIEPCPKSTNNGNETQYNSQLKVNTKQNDRGSFKEAQDASRNPEKLNKISDNVDTVESSKDSPADVDETSVDETDTLSDIDDSEVSCYLHNKEESRLKKIIWERMNKEYMQEQAAKEAAAAAARKLYTGTSEEIREAQALAAAAAEAVATKKERDKKKRELEAKNAKPAQTAAEAAGQLFTKKKLSSKINYDVLKNIFDDDEPSMKKNRVDDENVESSNKGKDTNDMDYNDDEIEGDDDEHQVNGYGYDYDGDEAYVEY is encoded by the exons ATGACTTGGTGCGTTCATTGTGCCAAAAATAGCGAGCCATATCGTGATTATTCAACCGGCACCGT ATCATGTGTTGATTGTGGAAGAGTTATATCTCAAGATTTATATACCGAAGATGCTACTTTTGTTAAAGATTCATCAGGAGGG GCTCATCTGTCAGGTAATCTTATTAAAATAGGAAGTTCGTGCGGTGAGTCACATAGAAGAACCTTGGAGAAAG GGTATGCAATAATAGATCAGTTGGTAGACAAATATGGGATTCGAAATGTTAATCATGCTGCTAAATATTACGAG ATAGCTGTTGAACGTAACTTTACAAAAGGACGTAGAAGATCCCTAGTTGCAGCTGCTTGTCTCTATCTTGCGTGCCG GGAACAGGATAAAGCTTTTCTGCTCATTGAGTTTTCAAGTGAATTGGCTGTTAGTGT TTATGAATTAGGCACTGTGTATTTACAACTTATCAGGTTATTGAACTTCCATAATCATCCCTTTGTTCAAAAGCCAGTTGATCCTAGCCTCTTTATGTATAGATATACAAGTG AACTAATAGAGGGGGATGGTAGAACGAATGTTTTGAACACTGCATTGCACCTTGTAGTTAGCATGAAAAGAGATTGGATTCAG ACTGGGAGGAAACCTAGTGGAATATGTGCAGCAGCTATATATGTTTCTTCAGTGTTGCATGGTTATAATTTTTCAAGATCAGATGTT GTTAAAGTTGTACACATATGTGAAGCAACATTGACAAAGAGATTAATCGAATTCGAAAACACAGCGGCCGGGAGTTTAACA ATGGACGAGTTCACACAAAACGCCGAGGATTTCGAGAACGAAATGAAGAACTGCAAACAATCTGAAAGTGATTTAAAGCTACCTGGAACAACAGAAGTGGTGTGTCAGCACAAAAGTAGTTTAGCTCAATCTGGATTTGGGCTTTGCAAAAATTGTTATTTGGAGTTTTGTGGTGGGCTTGATGGGTCTGAACCTCCAGCTTTTCAACGTGCTGAATTGGCAAGATTATCCAAGGAATCGGTGGAAAGTTTGACCGAGTCAACTCTTGGCATTGAGCCTTGCCCAAAGTCAACGAATAACGGGAAT GAAACTCAATACAATAGTCAACTCAAAGTCAACACTAAACAAAATGATCGAGGCTCCTTTAAAGAGGCCCAAGATGCTT CTCGCAATCCTGAAAAGCTCAACAAAATTAGTGATAACGTAGATACTGTCGAAAGCTCAAAAGATTCACCTGCTGATGTCGATGAAACATCTGTTGATGAAACAGATACACTTTCTGACATTGATGATTCTGAG GTCAGTTGCTACCTGCACAACAAGGAAGAAAGTCGGCTTAAGAAGATTATTTGGGAACGGATGAACAAAGAGTACATGCAG GAACAAGCAGCTAAGGAAGCAGCAGCAGCAGCTGCACGTAAGCTATATACCGGGACTTCAGAGGAAATACGTGAAGCACAGGCACTTGCTGCTGCAGCAGCTGAAGCAGTTGCAACCAAAAAAGAG AGAGATAAAAAAAAGCGAGAACTGGAGGCTAAGAACGCTAAACCTGCCCAAACTGCTGCGGAAGCTGCCGGCCAACTATTCACAAAAAAG AAACTGAGTTCAAAAATTAATTatgatgtattgaagaatatcTTTGATGATGACGAG
- the LOC139876689 gene encoding transcription factor IIIB 60 kDa subunit-like isoform X2, protein MTWCVHCAKNSEPYRDYSTGTVSCVDCGRVISQDLYTEDATFVKDSSGGAHLSGNLIKIGSSCGESHRRTLEKGYAIIDQLVDKYGIRNVNHAAKYYEIAVERNFTKGRRRSLVAAACLYLACREQDKAFLLIEFSSELAVSVLLNFHNHPFVQKPVDPSLFMYRYTSELIEGDGRTNVLNTALHLVVSMKRDWIQTGRKPSGICAAAIYVSSVLHGYNFSRSDVVKVVHICEATLTKRLIEFENTAAGSLTMDEFTQNAEDFENEMKNCKQSESDLKLPGTTEVVCQHKSSLAQSGFGLCKNCYLEFCGGLDGSEPPAFQRAELARLSKESVESLTESTLGIEPCPKSTNNGNETQYNSQLKVNTKQNDRGSFKEAQDASRNPEKLNKISDNVDTVESSKDSPADVDETSVDETDTLSDIDDSEVSCYLHNKEESRLKKIIWERMNKEYMQEQAAKEAAAAAARKLYTGTSEEIREAQALAAAAAEAVATKKERDKKKRELEAKNAKPAQTAAEAAGQLFTKKKLSSKINYDVLKNIFDDDEPSMKKNRVDDENVESSNKGKDTNDMDYNDDEIEGDDDEHQVNGYGYDYDGDEAYVEY, encoded by the exons ATGACTTGGTGCGTTCATTGTGCCAAAAATAGCGAGCCATATCGTGATTATTCAACCGGCACCGT ATCATGTGTTGATTGTGGAAGAGTTATATCTCAAGATTTATATACCGAAGATGCTACTTTTGTTAAAGATTCATCAGGAGGG GCTCATCTGTCAGGTAATCTTATTAAAATAGGAAGTTCGTGCGGTGAGTCACATAGAAGAACCTTGGAGAAAG GGTATGCAATAATAGATCAGTTGGTAGACAAATATGGGATTCGAAATGTTAATCATGCTGCTAAATATTACGAG ATAGCTGTTGAACGTAACTTTACAAAAGGACGTAGAAGATCCCTAGTTGCAGCTGCTTGTCTCTATCTTGCGTGCCG GGAACAGGATAAAGCTTTTCTGCTCATTGAGTTTTCAAGTGAATTGGCTGTTAGTGT GTTATTGAACTTCCATAATCATCCCTTTGTTCAAAAGCCAGTTGATCCTAGCCTCTTTATGTATAGATATACAAGTG AACTAATAGAGGGGGATGGTAGAACGAATGTTTTGAACACTGCATTGCACCTTGTAGTTAGCATGAAAAGAGATTGGATTCAG ACTGGGAGGAAACCTAGTGGAATATGTGCAGCAGCTATATATGTTTCTTCAGTGTTGCATGGTTATAATTTTTCAAGATCAGATGTT GTTAAAGTTGTACACATATGTGAAGCAACATTGACAAAGAGATTAATCGAATTCGAAAACACAGCGGCCGGGAGTTTAACA ATGGACGAGTTCACACAAAACGCCGAGGATTTCGAGAACGAAATGAAGAACTGCAAACAATCTGAAAGTGATTTAAAGCTACCTGGAACAACAGAAGTGGTGTGTCAGCACAAAAGTAGTTTAGCTCAATCTGGATTTGGGCTTTGCAAAAATTGTTATTTGGAGTTTTGTGGTGGGCTTGATGGGTCTGAACCTCCAGCTTTTCAACGTGCTGAATTGGCAAGATTATCCAAGGAATCGGTGGAAAGTTTGACCGAGTCAACTCTTGGCATTGAGCCTTGCCCAAAGTCAACGAATAACGGGAAT GAAACTCAATACAATAGTCAACTCAAAGTCAACACTAAACAAAATGATCGAGGCTCCTTTAAAGAGGCCCAAGATGCTT CTCGCAATCCTGAAAAGCTCAACAAAATTAGTGATAACGTAGATACTGTCGAAAGCTCAAAAGATTCACCTGCTGATGTCGATGAAACATCTGTTGATGAAACAGATACACTTTCTGACATTGATGATTCTGAG GTCAGTTGCTACCTGCACAACAAGGAAGAAAGTCGGCTTAAGAAGATTATTTGGGAACGGATGAACAAAGAGTACATGCAG GAACAAGCAGCTAAGGAAGCAGCAGCAGCAGCTGCACGTAAGCTATATACCGGGACTTCAGAGGAAATACGTGAAGCACAGGCACTTGCTGCTGCAGCAGCTGAAGCAGTTGCAACCAAAAAAGAG AGAGATAAAAAAAAGCGAGAACTGGAGGCTAAGAACGCTAAACCTGCCCAAACTGCTGCGGAAGCTGCCGGCCAACTATTCACAAAAAAG AAACTGAGTTCAAAAATTAATTatgatgtattgaagaatatcTTTGATGATGACGAG